The following proteins are encoded in a genomic region of Glycine max cultivar Williams 82 chromosome 18, Glycine_max_v4.0, whole genome shotgun sequence:
- the LOC100818356 gene encoding very-long-chain (3R)-3-hydroxyacyl-CoA dehydratase PASTICCINO 2A — translation MAGFFSLLRRLYLSLYNWTVLFGWCQVLYFVLKTLNESGHQHVYSAAEKPLHYAQSAAVLEILHGLVGLVRSPVTATLPQISSRLFLVWGILWSFPETRSHVLVTSLLISWSITEIIRYSFFGFKETFGFTPSWLLWLRYSSFLVLYPTGISSEVGLIYIALPFIKASGKYCIRMPNKWNSSFDYFYAAIVAMGIYVPGSPHLYTYMLAQRKKALSKSKRE, via the exons ATGGCtggtttcttctctcttctaaGGCGCCTCTATCTCTCCCTTTACAATTGGACCGTTTTGTTTGGATG GTGTCAAGTTCTGTATTTTGTTCTCAAGACATTGAACGAATCGGGTCATCAACATGTTTACAGTGCAGCAGAAAAACCTTTGCATTATGCTCAAAGCGCTGCTGTGTTAGAG ATTCTTCATGGTTTGGTAG GGCTGGTGAGGTCTCCAGTAACAGCAACATTGCCACAGATAAGTTCAAGGCTGTTTCTGGTTTGGGGCATCTTATGGAGTTTTCCTGAG ACTCGGTCCCATGTGCTTGTTACCTCCCTACTAATCAGCTGGTCCATCACAGAG ATCATTCGCTATTCTTTCTTTGGCTTTAAAGAGACTTTTGGATTTACTCCATCATGGCTTTTGTGGCTTAG ATATAGCAGCTTCTTAGTTTTGTATCCAACAGGCATAAGCAGTGAAGTTGGTTTAATATACATTGCCTTACCATTCATTAAG GCGTCTGGGAAGTATTGCATAAGGATGCCAAACAAATGGAACTCATCATTTGATTACTTCTATGCTGCGATTGTTGCAATGGGAATCTACGTTCCAG GTAGCCCTCACTTGTACACATACATGCTTGCTCAGAGGAAGAAAGCTCTCTCCAAATCGAAGAGAGAGTAA